In Proteus vulgaris, one DNA window encodes the following:
- the trmA gene encoding tRNA (uridine(54)-C5)-methyltransferase TrmA, with the protein MQNSLPTQTYQSQLNEKTQRLQTMMAPFNAPEAEVFSSPEQHYRMRAEFRIWHEEDSLYHIMFNQETKQRIRVDQFPVASQLINKMMVALLAEIKDKPTLRKKLFQIDYLSTLSNKIIVSLLYHKKIDETWQQEAQTLRQALIAQGFDVQLIGRAYKTKIMLDNDFIDEVLPVAGKEMIYRQVENSFTQPNAQVNIKMLEWALKATENAKGDLLELYCGNGNFSLALARNFERVLATEIAKPSVHAAQYNIAMNHIDNVKIIRMSAEDFTQAMNGVREFKRLEGIDLKDYQCETIFVDPPRSGLDEKTVELVKTYPSILYISCNPETLCQNLETLIKTHKISKLALFDQFPYTHHMECGVLLEKR; encoded by the coding sequence ATGCAGAATTCATTACCAACGCAAACATATCAGTCTCAACTGAATGAAAAAACACAACGTCTACAAACGATGATGGCTCCTTTTAATGCGCCTGAAGCGGAGGTTTTTTCATCACCAGAACAGCATTATCGTATGCGTGCGGAATTCCGTATCTGGCATGAAGAAGATTCTCTCTATCATATTATGTTTAACCAAGAGACTAAGCAGCGTATTCGTGTTGACCAATTTCCCGTTGCCAGCCAGCTTATTAATAAAATGATGGTTGCCTTATTGGCAGAAATAAAAGACAAGCCAACACTTAGAAAGAAACTATTTCAGATTGATTATCTTTCTACGTTAAGTAATAAAATTATTGTCTCTTTGCTGTATCACAAGAAAATTGATGAAACTTGGCAACAAGAAGCACAAACATTACGCCAGGCCTTAATTGCTCAAGGCTTTGATGTGCAGTTAATCGGCCGCGCATATAAAACAAAAATTATGCTCGACAACGATTTTATTGATGAAGTGTTACCTGTTGCGGGTAAAGAGATGATTTATCGCCAAGTTGAAAATAGCTTCACGCAACCTAATGCTCAGGTCAATATTAAAATGTTGGAATGGGCATTAAAGGCAACAGAAAACGCGAAAGGTGATCTGCTTGAATTGTATTGTGGTAATGGCAACTTTTCATTAGCGCTCGCACGTAATTTTGAGCGTGTGCTAGCAACAGAAATTGCAAAGCCATCTGTTCATGCCGCGCAATACAACATAGCAATGAACCACATTGATAATGTAAAAATTATTCGTATGTCTGCAGAAGATTTTACGCAAGCAATGAATGGAGTAAGAGAATTCAAACGTCTAGAAGGAATTGATTTAAAAGATTACCAATGTGAAACTATTTTTGTCGATCCACCTCGCAGTGGTTTAGATGAGAAAACTGTAGAGCTGGTTAAAACTTATCCTAGCATTTTATACATCTCTTGTAACCCAGAAACACTGTGTCAAAATTTAGAGACTCTAATAAAAACACATAAAATCAGTAAATTAGCTTTATTCGATCAATTCCCATACACCCATCATATGGAATGTGGTGTGTTATTGGAAAAAAGATAA
- the sthA gene encoding Si-specific NAD(P)(+) transhydrogenase, whose amino-acid sequence MQHSHFDAIVIGSGPGGEGAAMGLVKQGKRVAVIERYNKVGGGCTHWGTIPSKALRHAVSRIIEFNQNPLYSDQSRLINSSFSQILRQASTVISQQTKMRQGFYERNNCTMYSGEAAFIDERRISVRYPDGTCDILSADSFIIATGSRPYCPPDVDFSHSRIYNSDTILDLEHEPHHVIIYGAGVIGCEYASIFRGLRVKVDLINTRDHLLSFLDQEMSDALSYHFWNNGIVIRHNEEYESIEGVDDGVIVHLKSGKKVKADCLLYANGRTGNTDLLGLENVGIKTDSRGLVSVNAHYQTSCEHIYAVGDVIGYPSLASAAYDQGRIAALAITAGKSETHLIEDIPTGIYTIPEISSVGKTEQQLTAMKIPYEVGRSQFKHLARAQIAGMNVGSLKILFHRETKQILGIHCFGERAAEIIHIGQAIMEQKGEGNTIEYFVNTTFNYPTMAEAYRVAALNGLNRLF is encoded by the coding sequence ATGCAACATTCTCATTTCGATGCCATTGTTATCGGTTCAGGTCCTGGCGGTGAAGGCGCGGCCATGGGGCTTGTTAAACAAGGAAAACGCGTCGCAGTTATAGAACGTTATAACAAAGTTGGTGGTGGCTGTACGCATTGGGGCACTATTCCCTCCAAAGCCCTACGCCATGCAGTAAGTCGCATTATCGAGTTTAATCAAAACCCACTTTATAGCGACCAATCTCGTCTTATTAACTCCTCTTTTTCTCAAATACTTCGTCAAGCCAGTACCGTGATTAGTCAGCAGACTAAAATGCGTCAAGGTTTCTACGAACGCAATAATTGTACAATGTATTCGGGTGAAGCCGCATTTATTGACGAGCGCAGGATCAGCGTACGTTACCCTGATGGTACTTGCGATATTCTCTCTGCTGATAGCTTTATTATTGCAACGGGCTCTCGCCCTTACTGCCCACCTGATGTTGATTTCTCTCATTCTCGTATTTATAACAGTGACACTATACTTGATTTAGAGCATGAGCCTCACCATGTCATTATTTATGGCGCGGGTGTCATTGGTTGTGAATATGCCTCTATCTTTAGAGGATTAAGAGTAAAAGTAGACTTAATCAACACTCGTGATCACCTCTTGTCTTTCCTTGATCAAGAGATGTCTGATGCACTTTCTTATCACTTCTGGAATAACGGCATTGTTATTCGTCATAATGAAGAATACGAAAGCATTGAAGGCGTCGATGATGGTGTTATTGTTCACCTAAAATCAGGTAAAAAAGTCAAAGCAGATTGCCTACTCTACGCAAATGGCCGAACAGGAAATACGGATCTGCTGGGCTTAGAAAATGTGGGTATTAAAACAGATAGTCGTGGGCTCGTTTCTGTTAACGCCCATTACCAAACCAGTTGTGAACACATTTATGCCGTAGGGGATGTCATTGGTTATCCAAGTCTGGCTTCAGCTGCTTATGATCAAGGGCGTATTGCGGCTTTGGCAATCACAGCGGGAAAATCAGAAACACACTTGATTGAGGATATTCCAACTGGGATCTACACCATTCCTGAAATTAGTTCTGTAGGTAAAACAGAGCAACAACTCACTGCAATGAAAATCCCTTATGAAGTGGGTCGTTCTCAGTTTAAACATCTGGCAAGAGCACAAATAGCAGGTATGAATGTAGGGAGTTTGAAAATTCTCTTCCACCGTGAAACCAAGCAAATTTTAGGTATTCACTGCTTCGGCGAACGCGCAGCAGAAATTATTCATATTGGCCAAGCAATTATGGAACAAAAAGGTGAAGGTAATACTATCGAATATTTCGTTAATACGACCTTCAACTATCCAACAATGGCAGAAGCCTATCGTGTTGCTGCACTTAATGGTTTAAACCGCTTATTTTAA
- the murI gene encoding glutamate racemase encodes MAIAHQDVNTSLQEATTSDAQLTANPTVLVFDSGVGGLSVYREIREKLPDAHYIYVFDNEAFPYGEKSQEFIIDRVVRIVSVIAEKHDLAAIVIACNTASTVSLPALRAKFTDIPIVGVVPAIKPAAKLTCNGVVGLLATRATVKRPYTHELIERFATDCKVHSLGSAELVELAEKKLHGEKVSLDELRKILAPWLKMKEPPDTVVLGCTHFPLLAEELLSVLPDGTRIIDSGAAIARRTAWLVVNQAKIKGSNEISFAYCLKEDENSELLKPVLASFGFESLRKLAL; translated from the coding sequence ATGGCTATCGCACACCAGGACGTGAATACTTCCTTACAGGAAGCTACAACTTCTGATGCACAACTTACCGCTAACCCTACTGTATTAGTTTTTGATTCAGGGGTTGGCGGTTTATCTGTTTATCGTGAGATCCGTGAAAAATTACCGGATGCTCACTATATCTATGTTTTCGATAATGAAGCTTTCCCTTATGGGGAAAAATCTCAAGAGTTTATTATTGACCGTGTTGTTCGTATCGTTAGTGTGATTGCTGAAAAGCATGATCTTGCGGCAATTGTTATTGCCTGTAATACAGCCAGTACGGTAAGCCTTCCTGCTTTGCGCGCTAAGTTTACCGATATTCCTATTGTGGGAGTTGTGCCCGCCATCAAGCCCGCTGCAAAATTAACGTGTAACGGTGTAGTTGGATTATTAGCGACGAGAGCAACAGTTAAACGGCCTTATACCCATGAACTGATAGAACGCTTTGCAACTGATTGCAAAGTTCACTCTTTAGGTTCGGCCGAGCTGGTGGAATTAGCTGAAAAGAAATTGCACGGTGAAAAAGTCTCTCTAGATGAGCTACGTAAGATTTTAGCACCTTGGCTAAAAATGAAAGAGCCACCCGATACTGTAGTATTAGGTTGTACGCATTTTCCTTTATTAGCAGAAGAACTACTTTCTGTTTTACCTGATGGCACCCGAATTATTGATTCCGGTGCTGCAATTGCACGAAGAACTGCGTGGTTGGTCGTAAATCAAGCGAAAATTAAGGGTTCAAATGAAATTAGCTTCGCTTATTGTCTAAAAGAAGATGAGAATAGCGAATTACTAAAACCTGTTTTAGCAAGCTTTGGTTTTGAATCGCTCAGAAAACTAGCGCTTTAA
- the fabR gene encoding HTH-type transcriptional repressor FabR, with protein MSNNIGIRAKQKEKTRRSLIEAAFSQLSAERSFTSLSLREVAREAGIAPTSFYRHFKDVDELGLTMVDESGLMLRQLMRQARQRIAKGGSVIRTSVATFMEFIGNNPNAFRLLLRERSGTSAEFRAAVAREIQHFIAELADYLEQESHMPRYFTEMQSEAMVTIVFSAGAEALDIDIEKRQQLEERLVLQLRMIAKGAYYWYRREQETQTPLQDNPEIKKKTHQKGDK; from the coding sequence GTGAGTAATAATATTGGCATCAGAGCTAAACAAAAAGAAAAAACCCGTCGCTCTTTAATTGAAGCTGCCTTTAGCCAACTGAGTGCTGAACGTAGCTTTACCAGCTTAAGCTTACGAGAAGTAGCTAGAGAAGCCGGTATTGCGCCTACCTCATTTTATCGCCATTTTAAAGATGTGGATGAACTTGGGCTGACAATGGTTGATGAAAGTGGATTGATGTTACGTCAACTGATGCGGCAAGCACGTCAACGCATTGCGAAAGGTGGCAGTGTTATCAGAACATCAGTAGCTACTTTTATGGAATTCATTGGCAATAATCCTAATGCGTTTCGATTATTATTACGTGAGCGTTCTGGGACTTCGGCGGAATTTCGTGCCGCAGTCGCACGAGAGATCCAACATTTTATTGCAGAACTGGCAGACTACCTTGAGCAAGAAAGTCATATGCCACGTTATTTTACAGAAATGCAATCTGAAGCAATGGTCACTATTGTATTTAGTGCAGGCGCAGAAGCACTGGATATTGATATTGAAAAGCGTCAACAATTAGAAGAAAGATTAGTTTTACAACTGCGTATGATTGCTAAAGGTGCTTATTATTGGTATCGACGCGAGCAAGAGACGCAAACACCTCTACAAGATAACCCAGAAATAAAGAAAAAAACGCATCAGAAAGGAGACAAATGA
- the btuB gene encoding TonB-dependent vitamin B12 receptor BtuB has translation MNNKKVFFISSIASSVALSVMVSSFSAFANNSDTLSVTANRFQEPNSSILAPITVVEREQIDRWQSNSVIDVLRRMPGIDVGQNGGIGQMSSIYVRGAESRHVLILVDGVRLNQANVSGSSDISQIPLSLVQRIEYIRGPRSSVYGSDAIGGVINILTERKTEGGTLNATMGSHGYQEYDGSVKQKVGDRTTLTAAGSYLYTKGYDVEANGNTGGHPQPDRDGFMNKSLWLGANHDINDNVSIYARAYGFDNRTAYDAYYDSYNDVLTDTRALFSRTYDGGVKFNRDNYSSSLNTSYNYTKDYDYDPRYGRYGKGSRFTNSEQYNVQWGNHLLLGNGSVGGGIDWQRQSIKAGSNGFPNKEHFDNTGLYLTGQQKLGEIIAEASVRSDNHSEYGWHTTWQTNLGWEFVEGYRVIGGYGTAFKAPTLMQLYSEWGSNPDLQPEKSKQWEGGFEGLTGPLAWRVTAYRNDIDSLIQGESNNPYRNYNVGKALIKGAEFTGEMDTWFFHHTFNYQYIDARNKETHQRLDRRARQQLKYQLDWQVEKLDMGVTYQYIGQRTDKDYGTYENVSLGGVSLWDLTASYPITSHLSIRGRIANLFDKDYETAYGYRTPGREYFLTGSYNF, from the coding sequence ATGAATAATAAAAAAGTTTTCTTTATTTCAAGTATAGCTTCGAGTGTGGCTTTGAGTGTAATGGTGAGCAGTTTTAGTGCGTTTGCTAATAACAGCGATACATTAAGTGTGACTGCAAACCGCTTTCAAGAGCCGAACTCTTCTATTTTAGCGCCTATCACCGTTGTTGAACGTGAACAGATTGATCGCTGGCAGAGTAATAGTGTGATTGATGTATTACGTAGAATGCCGGGTATTGATGTGGGACAAAATGGTGGAATAGGGCAGATGAGCTCTATTTATGTGCGTGGCGCTGAATCTCGACATGTACTTATCTTAGTGGATGGTGTGCGTTTAAATCAGGCTAATGTGTCTGGCAGCTCTGATATTAGCCAAATTCCCCTTTCTCTTGTTCAACGAATTGAATATATAAGAGGGCCTCGTTCTTCTGTTTATGGTTCCGATGCAATTGGTGGTGTGATTAATATCCTCACAGAAAGAAAAACGGAAGGAGGAACGCTTAACGCCACAATGGGTTCTCATGGCTACCAAGAATATGATGGATCTGTAAAACAGAAAGTCGGGGACAGAACGACATTAACGGCAGCAGGAAGTTATCTCTATACCAAAGGCTATGATGTAGAAGCAAATGGGAATACAGGTGGGCATCCACAACCTGATCGTGATGGTTTTATGAATAAATCGTTGTGGTTAGGGGCCAATCACGATATTAACGATAATGTTTCTATATATGCACGTGCTTATGGTTTTGATAATCGTACCGCTTATGATGCTTATTATGACAGTTATAACGATGTCTTAACGGATACAAGAGCACTGTTTAGCCGCACCTATGATGGTGGCGTGAAATTTAATCGCGATAACTACTCTTCTTCTTTAAATACCAGTTATAACTACACCAAAGATTATGACTATGATCCTCGTTATGGTCGTTATGGTAAAGGAAGCCGTTTTACTAACTCTGAACAATATAATGTGCAGTGGGGAAATCACCTTTTATTAGGTAATGGCAGTGTCGGTGGCGGTATAGACTGGCAACGTCAATCTATTAAAGCGGGCTCTAACGGATTCCCTAATAAAGAACACTTCGACAATACCGGCTTATACCTCACAGGACAGCAAAAATTAGGTGAGATTATCGCCGAAGCGTCTGTACGTTCTGATAATCATTCAGAGTATGGTTGGCATACCACTTGGCAAACGAATTTAGGTTGGGAATTTGTTGAGGGCTATCGTGTCATTGGGGGATATGGTACTGCATTTAAAGCGCCGACCTTGATGCAACTTTATAGTGAGTGGGGAAGTAATCCTGATCTGCAACCTGAAAAGAGCAAACAGTGGGAAGGTGGCTTTGAAGGATTAACGGGGCCGTTAGCATGGCGAGTCACTGCGTATCGCAATGATATTGATTCTTTGATCCAAGGTGAATCTAACAATCCATATCGTAATTACAATGTTGGAAAGGCATTAATTAAAGGTGCCGAATTTACAGGAGAAATGGATACATGGTTTTTCCATCATACCTTTAATTACCAATATATAGATGCAAGAAATAAAGAAACGCACCAACGTCTTGACCGTCGTGCTCGTCAACAGTTGAAATATCAACTTGATTGGCAAGTTGAGAAACTCGATATGGGAGTGACTTACCAATATATTGGCCAGCGCACGGATAAAGATTACGGCACGTATGAGAATGTTTCTTTAGGTGGAGTGAGTCTTTGGGACTTAACTGCATCATATCCTATTACATCACATCTATCGATTCGTGGTAGAATAGCTAACCTGTTTGATAAAGATTATGAGACAGCTTATGGCTATCGCACACCAGGACGTGAATACTTCCTTACAGGAAGCTACAACTTCTGA
- a CDS encoding YijD family membrane protein, translating into MEQNRCEKSTLLLATVIGVALHGTYSSFFNPFIETWSVFPLISLILAVYCLYQRYLNQPMTDGMPKLIFSFFLLGLFGYNAYTRTANPEWGSNFFSSVCIVIVALWIYRQFKQRQRLRLQAEEAERASQAEQY; encoded by the coding sequence ATGGAACAAAATCGCTGTGAAAAAAGCACGCTATTACTTGCCACAGTCATTGGTGTCGCTTTACATGGTACTTATTCAAGTTTTTTTAATCCGTTTATTGAGACGTGGTCAGTTTTCCCACTAATCAGTTTAATCTTGGCAGTTTACTGTTTATATCAGCGTTATTTAAATCAACCTATGACCGATGGTATGCCTAAGCTGATTTTTTCATTCTTTTTATTAGGCCTATTCGGTTATAACGCTTACACCAGAACAGCTAACCCTGAATGGGGTTCAAACTTTTTCTCTTCTGTTTGTATTGTTATTGTTGCGTTGTGGATTTATCGTCAATTTAAACAGCGCCAACGCTTACGTCTACAGGCCGAAGAAGCTGAAAGAGCATCACAAGCAGAACAGTACTAG
- the oxyR gene encoding DNA-binding transcriptional regulator OxyR produces the protein MNIRDLEYLVALAEHKHFRRAADSCHVSQPTLSGQIRKLEDELGVMLLERTSRKVLFTQQGLLLVDQAKTVLREVKVLQEMASLQGESMAGPLHIGLIPTVGPYLLPHIIPELHKNYPKLEMYLHEAQTHSLLAQLDSGKLDCAILAMVKESAPFIEVPLFEEPMKLAIYEGHPWHERESVPMGDLAGQRLLMLEDGHCLRDQALGFCFQAGAKEDTHFRATSLETLRNMVAAGSGITLLPDLSVPQEQKRDGVCYLECTDPNPSRSIILVYRPGSPLRNRYEQLAETIREHMTAFYAEKQSALK, from the coding sequence ATGAATATCCGTGATTTGGAATATCTGGTGGCTCTAGCTGAGCATAAACATTTTCGCCGTGCGGCAGATTCTTGCCATGTGAGTCAACCAACATTAAGTGGCCAAATTCGTAAGCTTGAAGATGAACTGGGTGTAATGTTGCTTGAACGAACTAGCCGTAAGGTTCTGTTTACGCAACAAGGTTTGTTGCTGGTGGATCAAGCGAAAACCGTTCTACGTGAAGTAAAAGTGCTACAAGAAATGGCTTCATTGCAAGGTGAAAGTATGGCTGGCCCTTTACATATTGGACTTATTCCTACTGTCGGCCCTTATTTATTGCCCCATATTATTCCTGAATTGCATAAAAACTATCCTAAGTTAGAGATGTACCTTCATGAAGCACAAACTCATAGCTTATTAGCTCAATTAGATAGCGGAAAGCTCGATTGTGCAATTTTAGCAATGGTTAAAGAGAGTGCGCCGTTTATTGAAGTGCCTCTATTTGAAGAGCCAATGAAATTAGCGATTTATGAAGGACATCCGTGGCATGAACGTGAGTCTGTGCCAATGGGCGATTTAGCGGGTCAGCGTTTATTGATGCTAGAAGATGGGCACTGTTTACGGGATCAAGCGTTAGGGTTTTGCTTCCAAGCGGGCGCAAAAGAGGATACTCATTTTAGAGCAACGAGTTTAGAGACATTACGTAATATGGTCGCTGCGGGTAGTGGAATAACCCTATTGCCTGATTTATCAGTACCTCAAGAGCAGAAACGTGATGGAGTTTGTTATCTAGAATGTACTGATCCCAATCCATCACGTTCTATTATTTTGGTTTATCGTCCCGGATCGCCTTTGCGTAATCGTTATGAACAGTTAGCAGAGACAATCCGTGAACATATGACCGCATTTTATGCAGAAAAACAGAGTGCGTTAAAATAA
- the argH gene encoding argininosuccinate lyase, translating to MALWGGRFSQEADQRFKQFNDSLRFDFRLAQQDIFGSVAWSKALVTVGVLSQDEQAQIEQALNELSEEVTANPHSILQSDAEDIHSWVESKLIAKVGDLGKKLHTGRSRNDQVATDLKLWCKEEVIHLRQAIVELQKALVITAEQNQNAVMPGYTHLQRAQPVTFAHWCLAYNEMLARDESRLADALKRLDISPLGCGALAGTAYDIDREQLAGWLGFASATNNSLDSVSDRDHVLELLSSASIGMVHLSRFAEDLIFFNSGEAGFIELSDKVTSGSSLMPQKKNPDALELIRGKCGRVQGALTGMMMTLKGLPLAYNKDMQEDKEGLFDALDTWSDCLHMATLVLDGIQIRRSRCEEAAKQGYANATELADYLVAKGVPFREAHHIVGEVVVCAIEQGKAIEELPLSELQMFNDKITIDVYDILSLQSCLDKRLAKGGVSQKQVTYAIEKAKETLSMDK from the coding sequence ATGGCACTCTGGGGTGGACGTTTTAGTCAGGAAGCTGATCAACGGTTTAAACAATTCAATGATTCACTGCGGTTTGATTTTCGACTGGCACAACAGGATATCTTTGGCTCAGTAGCTTGGTCTAAAGCGTTAGTTACAGTGGGCGTATTATCGCAAGATGAACAAGCTCAAATTGAGCAAGCTTTAAATGAATTATCAGAAGAAGTAACAGCAAATCCACACTCTATTTTGCAAAGTGATGCAGAAGATATTCATAGTTGGGTTGAAAGTAAGCTTATTGCTAAAGTTGGCGATTTAGGTAAAAAATTACATACAGGTCGTAGCCGTAATGATCAGGTCGCAACAGACTTAAAATTATGGTGCAAAGAAGAGGTCATTCATCTTCGCCAGGCGATTGTTGAGTTACAAAAAGCTTTAGTCATTACGGCAGAACAAAATCAAAATGCTGTGATGCCGGGTTATACCCATTTGCAACGCGCTCAACCAGTAACATTCGCACACTGGTGTTTGGCCTACAATGAAATGTTAGCTAGAGATGAAAGCCGTTTAGCCGATGCTTTGAAACGTTTGGATATCAGTCCGCTGGGATGCGGTGCATTAGCGGGTACAGCTTATGATATCGATCGTGAACAATTAGCGGGGTGGTTAGGTTTTGCGAGTGCAACTAATAATAGCCTAGACAGTGTATCTGACCGTGATCATGTATTGGAGCTATTATCTTCCGCATCTATTGGGATGGTGCATTTATCTCGTTTTGCTGAAGATTTAATTTTCTTTAATAGTGGAGAAGCAGGCTTTATTGAATTATCAGATAAAGTGACTTCAGGTTCATCATTAATGCCTCAAAAGAAAAACCCTGATGCGCTTGAGCTTATCCGTGGAAAATGTGGACGTGTTCAAGGTGCATTAACAGGCATGATGATGACCTTAAAAGGTCTGCCTTTGGCTTACAATAAAGATATGCAAGAAGACAAAGAAGGGTTGTTTGACGCGCTTGATACTTGGTCTGACTGTTTGCATATGGCAACACTGGTGCTTGATGGCATTCAAATTCGTCGCTCTCGCTGTGAAGAGGCCGCTAAACAAGGTTACGCTAATGCCACAGAGCTTGCTGATTATCTTGTTGCTAAAGGCGTGCCATTTCGTGAAGCGCACCATATTGTGGGTGAAGTGGTTGTTTGTGCGATTGAGCAAGGTAAAGCCATTGAAGAGCTTCCTCTTTCTGAATTACAGATGTTTAACGATAAAATCACGATTGATGTGTACGATATTTTATCGCTTCAATCATGTTTAGATAAGCGTCTTGCAAAAGGTGGTGTTTCTCAAAAACAGGTCACTTATGCGATAGAAAAAGCAAAAGAAACATTAAGTATGGATAAATAA